DNA sequence from the Rhodothermales bacterium genome:
GTGCCGCTGAAGAGGTTGCAACCCAGGAAACCGTGCACGGCAAGCGTCTGCGCGCCGGCATCGGATGGCGCGAAATGCATATCCGGCATGCGCTGCCCGAGACGGTCGCGTTCGGGGACGATGCGTGTTCCTTCGACATCGAGCAGGATCAGTTCCCACGACGTGTCCGGAGCCAGCCTGTCACTCGTCTGGGCGTCGCCGTAGATCGAACAGGATGCAAGCCAGAGCATGCATCCGATGAATAACGCAAACCGGGTAGGCATGGTGTGTGAGGAGCGCAGGTTCTGAACGGACGTTTTTTATCTTGGACCGGGTATGCCGGCGGGCGATTCCCGGTCAGGCCCGGTGATAATCCGGCCGCCAGGTTTTGACCGCCTGTTTGATGGCTTTGTTGCTCAGGCCGTCGGCCGCGGCGCGTTCGGCCAGGGCGGGCAATTCGCCGTCGGCGGCGAAACGCAGCGCGATGATCTGCGACATCGTGAGGCGCTGGTCGAGGAGCTTGCCGGTGAGGACGTAATGCCGGAAATTTTCCTCCGCGCGGATCGCCCGGTCCTGCGCCCGCAGCGCGAAGGCGCGGGCGTAATAGAACAGCATCGACAGACACACCAGCACGATGGCGATCAGCGACGCGTCGTAAATGCTCTCGCCGCGCTCGTAGGTGAGC
Encoded proteins:
- a CDS encoding DUF6526 family protein; translated protein: MREQTFANHTRVVPGFHIFLSALILASFVGAVINLMLTYERGESIYDASLIAIVLVCLSMLFYYARAFALRAQDRAIRAEENFRHYVLTGKLLDQRLTMSQIIALRFAADGELPALAERAAADGLSNKAIKQAVKTWRPDYHRA
- a CDS encoding META domain-containing protein, yielding MPTRFALFIGCMLWLASCSIYGDAQTSDRLAPDTSWELILLDVEGTRIVPERDRLGQRMPDMHFAPSDAGAQTLAVHGFLGCNLFSGTARIDGESVQFTELTQTEIACQPYPAQVEGRYSEALQHIDAYSIVDETLTLRYDRGVLTFRPAVPASN